From one Macrobrachium rosenbergii isolate ZJJX-2024 chromosome 52, ASM4041242v1, whole genome shotgun sequence genomic stretch:
- the LOC136833666 gene encoding hyaluronidase-like, producing the protein MFYKIGRRQRARVHITAKCIRLVLLILTYIDNGHCFDVYWNIPSQTCQQFGIYINASQFGIVQNADDVFYGDKVSIFYGPGKFPWLENDNPVNGGIPQNASLVDHLQIFTDEITKKLPPNFKGVAVLDFEKYYPSYEMNPVEYKKVSRDWVKAQHPSWTPDQIEAEAMRTFNESSREFFEILLWKGREIHPEALWGYYHYPYCHNYGPQATACQPQVITHNDEMTWLMEASTALYPSIYIFKDSGWDPMSRRRNALVRLKEAIRMRRNTGKNIPILPYFWYRYHDSPDYLTPMDITNTLGLSKVMNLEGIVLWGSTYDLQTEDMCLQFKNFVEEKLGPVARYVSRYSRSLLTRVINSRRLLKKFSMSAVKEAPASLGINHVVS; encoded by the exons AAAATTGGGCGGAGGCAGCGAGCACGGGTTCACATCACGGCAAAATGTATTCGGCTGGTCCTGTTAATTTTGACCTACATCGACAACGGCCATTGTTTCGACGTGTACTGGAATATCCCCTCGCAAACCTGCCAGCAATTTGGGATTTACATCAACGCTTCGCAGTTTGGAATTGTTCAAAACGCGGACGACGTCTTTTATGGAGATAAG GTGTCAATATTCTATGGGCCTGGCAAGTTTCCATGGTTGGAAAATGACAACCCAGTTAATGGCGGAATACCTCAGAACGCCAGCCTCGTGGATCACTTACAAATATTCACCGATGAAATCACGAAGAAATTGCCTCCTAACTTCAAAG GCGTTGCTGTTCTGGATTTCGAAAAGTATTATCCAAGCTACGAAATGAATCCGGTCGAGTACAAAAAGGTTTCCAGGGATTGGGTTAAAGCGCAGCACCCATCCTGGACGCCGGATCAAATTGAAGCAGAGGCCATGAGAACGTTCAATGAATCTTCAAGGGAGTTTTTCGAG ATCCTCCTGTGGAAAGGCCGGGAAATTCACCCAGAGGCTTTGTGGGGTTATTACCACTATCCATATTGCCATAACTACGGACCCCAGGCAACAGCTTGTCAGCCACAA gttataaCTCACAATGACGAGATGACATGGctgatggaagcaagcacggCCTTATATCCCAGCATCTATATTTTCAAAGACAGTGGCTGGGATCCCATGAGCAGGAGAAGGAACGCTCTGGTCAGACTCAAGGAGGCAATAAGGATGA GAAGAAACACTGGTAAAAATATACCTATTCTTCCCTacttctggtacag GTACCACGATTCACCTGACTATCTGACACCTATGGACATCACCAACACACTGGGACTATCAAAGGTCATGAATCTGGAAGGAATTGTCTTATGGGGGTCAACATATGACCTTCAGACAGAAGATATGTGTCTGCAGTTTAAG AACTTCGTGGAGGAAAAATTGGGTCCCGTGGCTCGGTACGTTTCCCGCTACAGCCGTTCCCTTCTCACACGTGTCATTAACTCCAGGAGGCTGCTCAAGAAGTTCTCAATGAGTGCTGTGAAGGAGGCACCGGCATCCCTCGGCATAAACCACGTTGTTTCCTAA